A genome region from Pongo pygmaeus isolate AG05252 chromosome 17, NHGRI_mPonPyg2-v2.0_pri, whole genome shotgun sequence includes the following:
- the LOC134738450 gene encoding proline and serine-rich protein 2-like — protein sequence MALAGNPGLPGFPPAPSRASAPGHLPLASEPRRQGRKNKSGSAARPSEEEAPLPAPTRQVCRGEPGRLAAPAAQRGGAPGGRGTEPRGAGPWASRGGAGLPTACVRLRASLALPRGPGLAVARASNPGAGIIGLHRVRLPPAISVIKAGNSVEDAFPWNDPEWTTPELSLPILATSKAIIPLKTMASFGTKRK from the exons ATGGCCCTCGCCGGCAACCCTGGACTGCCGGGGTTCCCGCCCGCCCCGTCACGGGCCTCGGCCCCGGGGCACCTTCCGCTCGCCTCCGAGCCGCGGAGGCAGGGGCGGAAGAACAAATCTGGCAGCGCGGCACGGCCCTCAGAGGAGGAAGCTCCGCTCCCCGCCCCAACTAGACAGGTTTGCCGAGGAGAGCCGGGCCGGCTGGCCGCGCCAGCCGCGCAAAGGGGCGGGGCACCTGGGGGGCGGGGCACGGAGCCTCGAGGGGCGGGACCTTGGGCCtcgaggggcggggcggggctgccTACTGCGTGCGTGCGGCTGCGCGCCTCCCTCGCCCTCCCCCGCGGTCCCGGGCTGGCCGTGGCGCGCGcttcaaacccaggag CGGGAATCATCGGTTTACACCGCGTCAGACTGCCGCCCGCAATCTCCGTCATCAAAGCAGGCAACTCTGTAGAGGATGCCTTTCCCTGGAATGATCCGGAATGGACGACACCTGAGCTCTCTCTGCCAATCTTAGCAACATCCAAGGCCATTATCCCTTTGAAAACTATGGCTTCGTTTGGGACAAAAAGGAAGTAA